A single Cyprinus carpio isolate SPL01 chromosome A6, ASM1834038v1, whole genome shotgun sequence DNA region contains:
- the LOC109053083 gene encoding POZ-, AT hook-, and zinc finger-containing protein 1-like isoform X2: MERTEQPWNSSYTYQVSKHSAEMLHNLNSQRKDGGRFCDVILRVGEESFPAHKAVLAACSEYFESVFSCQAEDDGQGKELEMHTISPKVFRDILDFAYTSKIVVRLECFPELMTAAKFLLMRSVIEICQEVIKQSNVQILVPPSRGGEHSLFRAAEQLSYPLPVDMSNGSMSNGAVFTDNNDSNSGDPTQPSNSSQPAATGAPAADRLAVSPLEFPNTDGSKRGRGRPKKEPTTEPITYNNSTAQNENEGIFSCGVCGKMFPDDVQLKNHETQHGTFTGGVSTGVELVAVDGPTMISHPQSRFQENGLPADNRKRERTRRHVSCDLCRKVFRDVYHLNRHKLSHSGEKPYACPVCGLRFKRKDRMSYHVRSHDGSVGKPYVCQSCGKGFSRPDHLNGHIKQVHTTERPHKCQICNASFATRDRLRSHLACHEDKIPCQVCGKFLRAAYMTDHLKKHSEGPHNYCGICNKDGQENAGKCPHQDSDGSDAVFGDLSNGTDLKAEQKVEGEEMEVTSFIFNGQPEDAVTSPGGSKNIQKVDQEKKFACGDCGQTFRTKSYLNKHHHRVHKKRAAAVSGLGDLGSPFSPQQNMSLLESFGFQIVQSAFASSLVDSEMGSSGIGLGEK; encoded by the exons ATGGAGAGGACAGAACAGCCGTGGAATTCCTCCTACACGTACCAGGTGAGCAAACACAGCGCCGAGATGCTACACAACCTCAACAGCCAGAGAAAAGATGGAGGcaggttttgtgatgttatcttGCGCGTCGGAGAGGAGAGCTTCCCCGCGCACAAGGCGGTGTTGGCGGCGTGCAGCGAGTATTTTGAGTCGGTGTTCAGCTGTCAGGCGGAAGACGACGGCCAGGGCAAGGAGCTGGAGATGCACACGATCAGCCCCAAAGTTTTCCGAGACATCCTGGACTTCGCGTACACCTCGAAGATCGTGGTGCGCCTGGAGTGCTTCCCGGAGCTCATGACCGCGGCGAAGTTTCTGCTCATGCGGTCTGTCATCGAGATCTGTCAGGAGGTCATCAAACAATCCAACGTGCAGATCCTCGTGCCTCCTTCCCGAGGAGGCGAGCACAGCCTGTTCAGGGCCGCGGAGCAGCTGTCATACCCCCTGCCCGTGGACATGTCAAACGGGAGCATGTCCAACGGCGCTGTGTTTACCGACAACAATGACAGCAACAGTGGCGATCCGACGCAGCCGAGTAACAGCTCGCAGCCGGCCGCTACCGGAGCACCAGCAGCCGATCGCTTAGCGGTTTCCCCGTTGGAGTTTCCCAACACCGACGGCTCCAAGCGAGGTAGAGGGAGACCCAAAAAAGAGCCCACAACAGAGCCGATCACTTACAATAACAGCACTGCTCAAAACGAAAACGAGGGCATTTTCTCGTGCGGGGTTTGTGGTAAGATGTTTCCAGACGACGTCCAGTTGAAAAACCACGAGACGCAGCACGGGACGTTCACCGGCGGGGTGAGCACGGGAGTGGAGCTGGTCGCTGTGGACGGCCCGACGATGATCTCTCATCCCCAGTCGAGGTTTCAGGAAAACGGTCTGCCCGCGGACAACCGTAAACGCGAGAGAACGAGACGACACGTCTCCTGTGATCTGTGCAGGAAGGTCTTCCGAGACGTCTACCACCTCAACCGGCACAAACTGTCACATTCGGGCGAGAAACCGTACGCGTGTCCGGTGTGCGGGCTGCGCTTCAAACGCAAGGATAGGATGTCTTACCATGTGCGGTCTCACGACGGCTCGGTTGGTAAACCGTATGTCTGTCAAAGCTGCGGGAAAGGTTTCTCCAG GCCAGACCATCTGAACGGACATATTAAACAGGTTCACACCACAGAGAGACCTCACAAGTGTCAG ATTTGCAACGCATCTTTCGCAACACGAGATCGCCTGAGGTCACACCTGGCATGCCATGAAGATAAGATACCATGTCAAGTGTGTGGGAAATTCCTCCGGGCTGCCTACATGACCGACCACTTGAAAAAACACAGTGAAGGACCTCATAACTACTGTGGAATATGCAACAAAG ACGGGCAGGAGAATGCTGGGAAATGCCCCCATCAGGATTCTGATGGATCGGATGCAGTTTTCGGTGACCTTTCCAATGGAACGGACCTTAAAGCTGAACAGAAAGTTGAGGGTGAAGAAATGGAGGTGACATCTTTCATCTTCAATGGCCAACCTGAGGATGCAGTGACCTCGCCGGGGGGatccaaaaacatccaaaaagtAGACCAAGAAAAGAAGTTTGCCTGCGGCGACTGCGGCCAGACTTTCCGCACAAAGTCTTACCTCAACAAGCACCATCACCGGGTTCATAAGAAACGTGCTGCAGCCGTGTCTGGTCTCGGTGATCTCGGCTCACCCTTTTCCCCGCAACAGAATATGTCACTTCTTGAATCCTTTGGTTTTCAGATTGTCCAGTCAGCCTTTGCCTCCTCACTAGTGGACTCTGAGATGGGCAGCAGTGGAATCGGTTTAGGGGAGAAATGA
- the LOC109053083 gene encoding POZ-, AT hook-, and zinc finger-containing protein 1-like isoform X1 → MERTEQPWNSSYTYQVSKHSAEMLHNLNSQRKDGGRFCDVILRVGEESFPAHKAVLAACSEYFESVFSCQAEDDGQGKELEMHTISPKVFRDILDFAYTSKIVVRLECFPELMTAAKFLLMRSVIEICQEVIKQSNVQILVPPSRGGEHSLFRAAEQLSYPLPVDMSNGSMSNGAVFTDNNDSNSGDPTQPSNSSQPAATGAPAADRLAVSPLEFPNTDGSKRGRGRPKKEPTTEPITYNNSTAQNENEGIFSCGVCGKMFPDDVQLKNHETQHGTFTGGVSTGVELVAVDGPTMISHPQSRFQENGLPADNRKRERTRRHVSCDLCRKVFRDVYHLNRHKLSHSGEKPYACPVCGLRFKRKDRMSYHVRSHDGSVGKPYVCQSCGKGFSRPDHLNGHIKQVHTTERPHKCQICNASFATRDRLRSHLACHEDKIPCQVCGKFLRAAYMTDHLKKHSEGPHNYCGICNKGFSTASYLKVHIKTHHSSSMLPSSAALQFPEPRINRPQTHNGAPYHSGRQCGVEDLCTSRRLLVTFPETEGSFRGLTGPVLPQPVPPALGLQPELLLGKPGPTPYFWECCSSGAPGFPLHGPLTDGQENAGKCPHQDSDGSDAVFGDLSNGTDLKAEQKVEGEEMEVTSFIFNGQPEDAVTSPGGSKNIQKVDQEKKFACGDCGQTFRTKSYLNKHHHRVHKKRAAAVSGLGDLGSPFSPQQNMSLLESFGFQIVQSAFASSLVDSEMGSSGIGLGEK, encoded by the exons ATGGAGAGGACAGAACAGCCGTGGAATTCCTCCTACACGTACCAGGTGAGCAAACACAGCGCCGAGATGCTACACAACCTCAACAGCCAGAGAAAAGATGGAGGcaggttttgtgatgttatcttGCGCGTCGGAGAGGAGAGCTTCCCCGCGCACAAGGCGGTGTTGGCGGCGTGCAGCGAGTATTTTGAGTCGGTGTTCAGCTGTCAGGCGGAAGACGACGGCCAGGGCAAGGAGCTGGAGATGCACACGATCAGCCCCAAAGTTTTCCGAGACATCCTGGACTTCGCGTACACCTCGAAGATCGTGGTGCGCCTGGAGTGCTTCCCGGAGCTCATGACCGCGGCGAAGTTTCTGCTCATGCGGTCTGTCATCGAGATCTGTCAGGAGGTCATCAAACAATCCAACGTGCAGATCCTCGTGCCTCCTTCCCGAGGAGGCGAGCACAGCCTGTTCAGGGCCGCGGAGCAGCTGTCATACCCCCTGCCCGTGGACATGTCAAACGGGAGCATGTCCAACGGCGCTGTGTTTACCGACAACAATGACAGCAACAGTGGCGATCCGACGCAGCCGAGTAACAGCTCGCAGCCGGCCGCTACCGGAGCACCAGCAGCCGATCGCTTAGCGGTTTCCCCGTTGGAGTTTCCCAACACCGACGGCTCCAAGCGAGGTAGAGGGAGACCCAAAAAAGAGCCCACAACAGAGCCGATCACTTACAATAACAGCACTGCTCAAAACGAAAACGAGGGCATTTTCTCGTGCGGGGTTTGTGGTAAGATGTTTCCAGACGACGTCCAGTTGAAAAACCACGAGACGCAGCACGGGACGTTCACCGGCGGGGTGAGCACGGGAGTGGAGCTGGTCGCTGTGGACGGCCCGACGATGATCTCTCATCCCCAGTCGAGGTTTCAGGAAAACGGTCTGCCCGCGGACAACCGTAAACGCGAGAGAACGAGACGACACGTCTCCTGTGATCTGTGCAGGAAGGTCTTCCGAGACGTCTACCACCTCAACCGGCACAAACTGTCACATTCGGGCGAGAAACCGTACGCGTGTCCGGTGTGCGGGCTGCGCTTCAAACGCAAGGATAGGATGTCTTACCATGTGCGGTCTCACGACGGCTCGGTTGGTAAACCGTATGTCTGTCAAAGCTGCGGGAAAGGTTTCTCCAG GCCAGACCATCTGAACGGACATATTAAACAGGTTCACACCACAGAGAGACCTCACAAGTGTCAG ATTTGCAACGCATCTTTCGCAACACGAGATCGCCTGAGGTCACACCTGGCATGCCATGAAGATAAGATACCATGTCAAGTGTGTGGGAAATTCCTCCGGGCTGCCTACATGACCGACCACTTGAAAAAACACAGTGAAGGACCTCATAACTACTGTGGAATATGCAACAAAG GTTTTTCTACTGCATCCTACTTAAAGGTGCACATAAAAACGCACCACAGCTCGTCCATGCTCCCTTCCTCTGCAGCACTTCAGTTCCCTGAACCTCGCATCAACAGACCACAGACGCACAACGGCGCCCCCTACCACTCAGGACGCCAGTGCGGAGTGGAAG ACCTTTGCACCAGTCGCCGGCTCCTGGTTACCTTCCCTGAGACAGAGGGGTCTTTTCGGGGGCTAACTGGGCCAGTTCTACCCCAGCCCGTCCCTCCGGCCCTGGGCCTGCAGCCTGAGCTGCTTCTGGGCAAGCCAGGTCCAACTCCCTATTTCTGGGAGTGCTGCTCTTCTGGAGCACCAGGGTTTCCACTTCATGGACCTCTTACAG ACGGGCAGGAGAATGCTGGGAAATGCCCCCATCAGGATTCTGATGGATCGGATGCAGTTTTCGGTGACCTTTCCAATGGAACGGACCTTAAAGCTGAACAGAAAGTTGAGGGTGAAGAAATGGAGGTGACATCTTTCATCTTCAATGGCCAACCTGAGGATGCAGTGACCTCGCCGGGGGGatccaaaaacatccaaaaagtAGACCAAGAAAAGAAGTTTGCCTGCGGCGACTGCGGCCAGACTTTCCGCACAAAGTCTTACCTCAACAAGCACCATCACCGGGTTCATAAGAAACGTGCTGCAGCCGTGTCTGGTCTCGGTGATCTCGGCTCACCCTTTTCCCCGCAACAGAATATGTCACTTCTTGAATCCTTTGGTTTTCAGATTGTCCAGTCAGCCTTTGCCTCCTCACTAGTGGACTCTGAGATGGGCAGCAGTGGAATCGGTTTAGGGGAGAAATGA
- the LOC109047464 gene encoding eukaryotic translation initiation factor 4E transporter-like gives MEKDENGENMVETVKDLVVTSAYRYTKEELMEIRELPISNERPECLSEKYDSDGVWDPEKWHASLYPSSDNSCPAEGYKKDYVEDRVPLKRRIADPRERVKDDDLEVVLSPQRRSFGGGCQVAPTALPRRPISPLENKENESLRLGGARRIGSGRIIASRVFERDTRVDKERERDREREFKDKRFRRDFGDKRVFSERRRNDSYAEEEPEWFSGGPTSQSETIELIGFDDKILEDDKRRTKRSRKKPESVKEVECNGGLSGDREAVRESGADQEVPHAEVLPEQTPGEFDFNEFFNLEKTMPGLASMIEDVLAEGPVMASRFSRWFSSNRSPSGSRSSSLRSTPHEELERLAGLDPHTGSLNQGTPLYFTPISSMERKEKVDILELLHKANIDLKPLLSSLNVNKAHLKESTNSGVVLSLEEVEGSLKALKVQPEPAPSLPQKQPSGGGGTPFMVEHLEKALTEGTGVASRPRDPDMSAFNKLVSTMKASGTLPTHPKASGSSLQQQSVDPALVSLSEAQVPTSQQKNIFQELLVAPHGHIPAPVPGLIHQRASPPLFPQRAPIQDFFPGMPPATGFPAGPQTVLDQIPDLNRARTTPQMRALPMGVDQTSLEALFQQDLAALNRQQYQQGYNKQVHDKAFRNRQTRMNCSPGPHLPGRASPGNTVTSVLSPSFTPTSVIKKMYESKEKSRDDPGSRPGSKEETVNSHNSQEDGPPSPSSFLEDVDTSGPQTGGVKACSTPVQTQSRYSKDPDRPRPPSTTGHNPTMLSPGPSSPFPRPQMYPVPLLPHVPLVRPPPQLHPGVMQRMLAQGIQPQQLGPTLLQTGMFPQAVDLSQLQGLPPALLGQPLYPLGPAGHPLMTPRAAGTHMQLAVMQQQLQQQQRQNLPMVPSGGPQSQSHGPHRTNHSQRRGVSPPLGLAKWFGSDVLQQPLPSMPSTKVISVDELEFRQ, from the exons ATGGAGAAGGATGAAAATGGTGAAAACATGGTGGAAACAGTGAAGGACTTAGTTGTGACCTCTGCCTATAGATACACCAAG gaAGAGCTTATGGAAATCAGAGAATTACCAATTTCCAATGAGAGGCCAGAGTGTCTTTCAGAGAAATATGACAG TGATGGGGTTTGGGACCCTGAAAAATGGCATGCCTCACTATATCCCTCTTCAGACAACAGCTGTCCAGCAGAAGGATACAAGAAAGATTATGTAGAGGACAGAGTTCCGCTAAAACGCAGAATTGCAG ATCCTCGGGAACGTGTAAAAGATGATGATCTTGAGGTGGTTCTAAGTCCACAGCGACGTAGTTTTGGTGGTGGTTGTCAAGTGGCACCCACTGCCCTCCCTCGTCGCCCCATCAGCCCTCTGGAGAACAAAGAGAATGAGTCACTACGTTTGGGGGGAGCACGTCGCATAGGGAGTGGCCGTATCATTGCATCACGTGTATTTGAGAGGGACACACGAGTTGACAAGGAGAGGGAACGAGACCGAGAACGTGAATTTAAGGACAAGAGATTTAGG AGAGATTTTGGAGACAAAAGAGTGTTCAGTGAGAGAAGAAGAAATGACTCCTATGCAGAAGAGGAGCCAGAGTGGTTCTCTGGTGGACCCACTAGTCAGTCTGAGACCATTGAGCTCATTGGCTTTGATGACAAAATCCTGGAGGATGACAAGCGGAGGACCAAACGTTCCAGGAAGAAACCAGAGTCTGTTAAAGAAG TTGAATGTAATGGTGGGCTCTCTGGGGATCGTGAAGCAGTTCGAGAGTCAGGAGCTGATCAAGAAGTTCCACATGCTGAGGTTCTTCCCGAGCAAACCCCTGGAGAATTTGACTTCAATGAGTTCTTCAATCTTGAAAAGACCATGCCTGGTCTGGCTTCG ATGATTGAAGATGTCCTTGCTGAGGGTCCTGTCATGGCCAGTCGTTTCAGTCGCTGGTTCTCCAGTAACAGAAGTCCCTCTGGCAGCCGCTCCAGCAGTCTACGTTCCACACCACACGAGGAGTTGGAGAGACTAGCAG gtcTCGATCCTCATACTGGATCTCTGAATCAGGGTACGCCTTTGTACTTCACCCCCATCTCTTCAATGGAACGCAAAGAGAAGGTGGATATACTGGAGCTGCTGCATAAAGCCAACATTGACCTGAAACCTCTACTGTCTAGCTTGAATGTCAACAAGGCTCACCTAAAAGAGAGCA CAAACTCAGGGGTGGTGTTGTCTTTGGAGGAAGTGGAAGGGAGTCTGAAGGCCCTGAAGGTGCAGCCTGAACCGGCTCCATCATTACCTCAAAAGCAGCCCAGCGGAGGTGGGGGAACTCCCTTCATGGTGGAGCACCTTGAAAAGGCTCTCACGGAAGGTACCGGAGTTGCGTCACGACCACGAGACCCTGACATGTCTGCATTTAATAAGTTAGTGAGCACCATGAAGGCAAGTGGAACCCTGCCCACCCACCCCAAAGCCAGCGGGAGCAGT TTACAGCAGCAGTCAGTGGATCCTGCTCTTGTGTCCTTATCTGAGGCGCAGGTACCCACCTCCCAGCAGAAAAACATCTTTCAG GAATTGTTGGTTGCCCCTCATGGCCATATTCCTGCCCCTGTGCCTGGCCTCATACACCAACGTGCTTCACCCCCACTCTTCCCACAGAGAGCCCCTATACAGGACTTTTTCCCGGGCATGCCACCTGCAACAG GGTTCCCTGCTGGCCCACAAACTGTGTTGGATCAAATTCCAGACTTGAATCGGGCCAGGACTACACCACAG ATGAGAGCTTTGCCAATGGGAGTGGACCAGACCAGTCTGGAAGCTTTGTTTCAGCAGGATCTGGCAGCTCTTAATCGCCAACAGTACCAGCAAGGCTACAACAAGCAGGTTCACGATAAGGCATTTCGCAACAG ACAAACCAGGATGAACTGTTCACCTGGGCCTCACCTGCCTGGCCGGGCATCACCTGGCAATACAGTAACAAGTGTA TTGTCTCCATCCTTCACTCCCACTTCTGTGATCAAAAAAATGTACGAGTCAAAAGAGAAAAGTCGAGATGATCCTGGGAGTAGACCAGGAAGCAAGGAGGAGACTGTGAACTCCCATAACTCACAGGAGG ATGGGCCTCCATCACCCAGTTCCTTTCTGGAAGATGTGGACACCAGTGGTCCTCAGACTGGTGGGGTAAAGGCATGCTCCACCCCTGTTCAAACTCAGAGTCGTTATAGTAAAGACCCAGACCGACCCAGGCCTCCTTCAACAACAGGCCACAATCCCACTATGCTGTCACCAGGACCATCTTCTCCCTTCCCCAGACCTCAGATGTATCCAGTCCCTCTGCTTCCCCACGTCCCCTTGGTCAGACCTCCACCCCAGCTTCACCCAGGTGTAATGCAGAGGATGTTGGCTCAGGGCATCCAGCCTCAACAGCTCGGACCCACATTATTACAAACAG GCATGTTCCCTCAGGCTGTAGACCTGTCTCAGCTTCAGGGTTTGCCCCCAGCCCTCTTAGGGCAGCCTCTGTATCCCCTTGGTCCTGCAGGGCATCCACTCATGACCCCTAGAGCTGCAGGAACACACATGCAGTTAGCAGTCATGCAGCAACAGCTTCAACAGCAGCAGAGACAAA ATCTGCCAATGGTTCCATCAGGAGGCCCACAGTCACAGAGCCACGGTCCCCATCGGACAAACCATTCCCAGCGAAGAGGGGTCAGCCCTCCTCTAGGTCTGGCCAAGTGGTTTGGATCTGACGTGCTGCAACAGCCCCTCCCTTCCATGCCATCGACTAAAGTAATCAGTGTTGACGAGCTTGAGTTCCGCCAGTGA